A region of Mesorhizobium sp. AR02 DNA encodes the following proteins:
- a CDS encoding aminotransferase class IV, whose amino-acid sequence MTLAAAEPATTLPAIEQRHRDQRHYPHGVAFMDGQYLPMSEAKVSVLDWGFLHSDATYDTVHVWDGRFFRLDLHLDRFCRGMEKLRMKLPYNRSEIEKILSTCVALSGHKSAYVEMICTRGGSPTFSRDPRQSENRFIAFAVPFGSVANKEQLERGLHVAISNTVRIPPESIDPTIKNYHWLDLVKGLFDAYDYGAETALIVDINGNIAEGPGFNVFTVKDGRLKTPAYGVLAGITRRTVFDLCGELSLSVSAGDIDRDELKGSDEVFITSTAGGIMPVSKIDETVVGDGKVGALTRQLTDLYWEKHADPAWSTPVNYA is encoded by the coding sequence ATGACACTTGCTGCGGCCGAACCGGCAACGACTCTCCCAGCCATAGAGCAACGGCACCGCGATCAACGGCATTATCCTCACGGCGTAGCCTTCATGGATGGTCAGTACCTGCCGATGTCCGAAGCCAAGGTGTCCGTTCTCGACTGGGGCTTTCTGCATTCCGACGCCACCTACGACACCGTTCATGTTTGGGACGGGAGGTTCTTCAGGCTGGACCTGCACCTGGACCGGTTCTGCCGCGGGATGGAAAAACTCCGCATGAAGCTTCCCTACAACCGCAGCGAGATCGAAAAGATCCTGTCGACCTGTGTGGCGCTATCCGGGCACAAGTCGGCCTATGTCGAGATGATCTGCACGCGAGGAGGCTCGCCCACCTTCAGTCGTGACCCGCGCCAGTCGGAGAATAGGTTCATCGCATTCGCGGTGCCTTTTGGGTCGGTCGCAAACAAGGAGCAACTTGAGCGCGGCCTGCATGTCGCTATCAGCAACACCGTCCGGATCCCGCCCGAGTCGATCGATCCGACCATCAAGAACTATCACTGGCTCGATCTGGTGAAGGGCCTGTTCGATGCGTACGACTACGGTGCCGAAACAGCATTGATCGTCGACATCAACGGCAACATTGCCGAGGGACCTGGCTTCAACGTTTTCACCGTGAAGGACGGCCGCTTGAAGACCCCGGCTTATGGCGTCCTTGCCGGCATTACCCGCCGGACCGTATTTGATCTATGCGGCGAACTGAGCCTATCCGTCAGCGCCGGCGACATCGATCGCGACGAGCTGAAGGGCTCCGATGAGGTTTTCATCACGTCTACAGCGGGCGGGATCATGCCGGTGTCCAAGATTGACGAAACCGTTGTAGGCGACGGCAAGGTTGGCGCTCTAACCCGCCAGCTGACAGACCTGTATTGGGAGAAGCATGCCGATCCGGCATGGTCGACCCCGGTAAATTACGCGTAG
- a CDS encoding Lrp/AsnC family transcriptional regulator yields MMRAGKTRLDDFDIKIVQLNLMPRREISDRVGLSAAAVARRLKRLRSTGIIRKDISILNERAVGRPQTVFVEVTAKNGKLELLDGMKRRFLNCPQVQQCYHVTGEADFLLIITTIDMDEYTSLTRQLFFKKGNVKSFRTCVMMEEVKSVGPIPL; encoded by the coding sequence ATGATGCGGGCTGGTAAAACGCGACTCGACGATTTCGACATTAAAATCGTGCAACTAAACCTCATGCCGCGGCGCGAAATTTCGGACCGCGTTGGCCTCTCGGCAGCGGCGGTAGCGAGACGTCTAAAACGGCTTCGTTCCACCGGAATAATCAGAAAGGACATTTCCATCCTAAACGAGAGAGCGGTAGGGCGTCCTCAGACGGTCTTCGTCGAGGTGACCGCTAAAAACGGAAAACTGGAACTTCTCGACGGGATGAAAAGACGGTTCCTGAACTGCCCTCAGGTGCAGCAATGCTACCACGTTACCGGAGAGGCAGACTTCCTCCTTATCATTACTACCATAGACATGGACGAGTATACGTCTCTTACACGGCAATTGTTTTTCAAGAAAGGAAACGTGAAGAGCTTCCGAACTTGCGTCATGATGGAAGAGGTTAAGTCCGTGGGTCCAATCCCGCTTTAG
- a CDS encoding M24 family metallopeptidase has protein sequence MDQEASYGFAPTEFEERVSRAQLLMGQHRLDGLLLTSMDNIRYFIGVDSTFWESYTRPWFVLVPATGAPLAIIPEIGRAIIEKTWIKEIRSWPSPRPEDEGTSLVVAAISDLSRRHGRVGAELGFELRLGMPVTQLNAIIGDLKSVEIVDGASLIWQLRMIKSAAEVSKIKKAVDIAGAVYAQVPGFVKIGDTERTILREFRGRLNMGGASAIPTLICRSDVGGPFEITGGPRDRPIADGDLLFIDTGTTFDGYFCDYDRNYQVGRATDALRYAQDKVWEAHEIGLQAATAGVTAGFVFEQMAKALSSGGADLNSNGRMGHGLGLRLTEPPSIRLEDNTVLQPGMVLCIEPALEYEPGKIVLHEETVVVTEGKAELLTIRAPKQLTHIL, from the coding sequence ATGGATCAGGAAGCCTCCTACGGCTTTGCGCCGACTGAGTTCGAAGAGCGTGTCAGTCGGGCTCAGCTGTTAATGGGTCAACATCGCCTGGACGGTTTGTTGCTCACTTCGATGGACAATATCCGGTATTTCATCGGTGTCGATTCCACGTTCTGGGAGAGCTACACGCGACCTTGGTTCGTGTTGGTGCCTGCTACCGGGGCGCCCCTTGCGATCATTCCAGAGATCGGCAGGGCTATCATCGAGAAGACGTGGATCAAGGAAATCCGATCCTGGCCTTCGCCTCGGCCCGAGGACGAAGGCACATCTCTTGTTGTCGCTGCGATATCCGACCTGTCCCGACGACACGGACGGGTCGGCGCCGAGCTTGGTTTCGAACTGCGACTGGGGATGCCGGTAACGCAATTGAATGCGATCATCGGTGATCTGAAAAGCGTTGAGATTGTTGATGGCGCAAGCCTCATTTGGCAGCTCCGCATGATCAAGAGCGCGGCCGAGGTCAGTAAAATCAAAAAGGCTGTCGACATCGCGGGTGCCGTATACGCCCAAGTCCCCGGTTTCGTTAAAATCGGCGATACTGAACGCACTATCCTTCGCGAATTCCGCGGTCGCCTTAATATGGGAGGCGCCAGCGCTATCCCGACTCTCATTTGCAGATCCGACGTCGGCGGGCCTTTCGAGATTACGGGCGGCCCAAGGGATCGGCCGATCGCTGATGGCGACCTGCTCTTCATCGACACGGGTACGACCTTCGACGGGTACTTCTGCGATTACGATCGTAACTACCAGGTTGGCAGGGCTACAGATGCCCTACGGTATGCTCAAGACAAGGTTTGGGAAGCGCACGAGATTGGGCTTCAAGCGGCAACAGCAGGGGTTACGGCCGGATTTGTCTTTGAGCAGATGGCCAAGGCACTCTCTTCGGGTGGGGCGGACCTCAATAGCAACGGGCGCATGGGGCATGGACTTGGTTTGCGGCTGACCGAACCGCCGTCAATTCGACTGGAGGACAATACGGTGTTGCAGCCAGGCATGGTGCTCTGCATTGAGCCTGCCTTGGAATACGAGCCCGGTAAAATCGTTTTGCACGAGGAAACAGTTGTAGTTACTGAAGGAAAGGCCGAGCTGCTCACGATTCGGGCGCCGAAGCAGCTAACGCACATACTCTGA
- a CDS encoding GNAT family N-acetyltransferase translates to MHATLKTLSRFDRARVAKLKLEPEQEQFVDPLDFVFSELQGNARPDLEHPFAVVVHHQIVGFFVLREKAALPEWAPPGVITMHSFRVGRGYQGNGYGKAATGLVSHWISANRPSAKRLMLAVEEDNARARHFYLTAGFFDTGATYYDKKLGLQNVLEREIDSV, encoded by the coding sequence ATGCATGCGACGCTGAAAACTTTATCTCGTTTTGATCGAGCTCGCGTCGCCAAATTAAAGCTCGAGCCCGAGCAAGAACAGTTTGTCGACCCGTTGGATTTTGTGTTCTCCGAGCTTCAAGGGAACGCGCGCCCCGACCTGGAGCATCCATTTGCAGTCGTTGTCCACCATCAGATCGTTGGCTTCTTTGTCCTGCGTGAAAAAGCGGCCTTGCCTGAATGGGCCCCGCCAGGCGTGATTACCATGCACAGCTTCCGCGTAGGCCGAGGATACCAAGGTAACGGATATGGAAAAGCGGCGACTGGACTTGTCTCTCATTGGATTTCGGCAAACCGCCCATCTGCCAAGCGCCTCATGCTTGCCGTTGAAGAAGATAATGCAAGAGCTAGACATTTTTATCTAACGGCAGGGTTTTTTGACACTGGTGCTACTTACTACGACAAAAAGTTGGGCTTGCAAAATGTCCTTGAACGGGAGATAGATTCCGTCTGA
- a CDS encoding IS5 family transposase, with amino-acid sequence MRPKERRESGQTDLLRSRLDQILNMDHALVQLAKAIDWRFLEERLGAVYDDDPGRPPLPTRLMAGLAILKSMHNLSDEALCERWLENPYYQQFCGEEFFQHRLPFDRTSLTRWRLRMGEERLMALLQESLAAATRLGAAKPADFRAVIVDTTVQEKAITFPTDAKLMHRARERLVKLARKHGIGLRQSYARVGKFALIKHQRYAHAKQFKRANRALKRLRTMLGAVIRDITRKLAGRPELSQPFALPLSLARRVRDQRQRERGKKLYSLHAPEVECIGKGKAHKPYEFGVKVSVATTLQRSRGGQFVAHVKALPGNPYDGHTLATVIPAIETAVGVTLGKIVTDAGYRGHNAPKDKMFKVHVAGYRRGLTKTIKRALRRRAAVEPVIGHLKNDHRMGRNFLAFAEGDANNAVLAAVGYNFSLLLNWLRLLCAFFLALFAAAATLPLQSRSA; translated from the coding sequence ATGCGGCCGAAGGAACGGCGCGAGAGCGGCCAGACCGACCTGTTGCGATCCCGGCTCGACCAGATCCTCAATATGGATCATGCGCTTGTGCAACTGGCCAAGGCGATCGACTGGCGCTTTTTGGAAGAACGGCTTGGCGCGGTCTATGACGACGATCCCGGCCGGCCGCCGCTGCCGACACGGCTGATGGCGGGCCTGGCCATCCTCAAGTCGATGCACAACCTGTCCGACGAGGCGCTGTGCGAGCGCTGGCTGGAGAACCCCTATTACCAGCAGTTCTGCGGGGAAGAGTTCTTCCAGCACCGCCTGCCCTTCGACCGCACCTCGCTGACGCGCTGGCGTCTGCGCATGGGCGAGGAGCGGCTGATGGCCTTGCTCCAGGAGAGCCTTGCGGCAGCGACCCGGTTGGGCGCGGCCAAACCGGCGGACTTCCGTGCGGTGATCGTCGACACCACCGTGCAGGAGAAGGCCATCACTTTCCCGACCGACGCCAAGCTGATGCATCGCGCCCGCGAGCGGCTGGTGAAGCTGGCCAGGAAACATGGCATCGGCCTGCGCCAGTCCTATGCGCGGGTCGGCAAGTTCGCGCTGATCAAGCATCAGCGTTATGCCCACGCCAAGCAGTTCAAGCGGGCCAACCGGGCGCTCAAGCGACTGCGCACCATGCTCGGTGCGGTGATCCGCGACATCACCCGCAAGCTCGCCGGGCGGCCGGAACTGTCGCAGCCCTTCGCCCTGCCGCTGTCGCTGGCCCGACGTGTCAGGGACCAGCGCCAGCGCGAGCGGGGCAAGAAGCTCTACTCCCTGCATGCTCCCGAGGTGGAGTGCATCGGCAAGGGCAAGGCCCACAAGCCCTATGAGTTCGGCGTCAAGGTCTCGGTCGCCACCACGCTGCAGCGCAGCCGCGGCGGCCAGTTCGTCGCCCACGTCAAGGCGCTGCCCGGCAATCCCTATGATGGCCACACGCTGGCCACCGTCATCCCCGCCATCGAGACCGCGGTCGGCGTCACCCTCGGCAAGATCGTCACCGATGCCGGCTATCGCGGCCACAACGCGCCGAAGGACAAGATGTTCAAGGTTCATGTCGCCGGCTACAGGCGCGGCCTCACCAAGACCATCAAGCGGGCACTGCGACGCCGGGCCGCCGTCGAACCGGTCATCGGCCATCTCAAGAACGACCATCGCATGGGCCGCAACTTCCTGGCCTTCGCCGAAGGCGATGCCAACAACGCAGTGCTCGCCGCCGTCGGCTACAACTTCAGCCTCTTGCTCAACTGGCTGAGGCTTTTGTGTGCCTTCTTCCTGGCGCTGTTCGCAGCCGCCGCAACGCTGCCGCTCCAGTCACGATCAGCCTAA
- a CDS encoding glycine C-acetyltransferase yields MTDAFISHLSNELAGLKSAGLYKSERVISSTQSAEIEVGGQKMLNFCANNYLGLADSADLRAAASQALDRYGYGMASVRFISGTQEEHKQLEATISSFLGLEDTILYGSCFDANGGLFETLLGEEDAIISDALNHASIIDGVRLSKAKRFRYANNDMADLEARLKEAKDCRFRLIATDGVFSMDGIIANLKGVCDLAEKYGAMVMVDDSHAVGFVGRHGRGSAEHCGVEGRVDIITGTLGKALGGASGGYTSGKKQVVDWLRQRSRPYLFSNTLMPAIAGASIKVFELIKDGDGLRKRLYDNAARFRTEMGKLGFTLAGADHPIIPVMLGDATLAQEMAARMLKRGIYVIGFSFPVVPKGQARIRTQMSAAHSSADIDRAVEAFAEVAGGLSII; encoded by the coding sequence ATGACCGACGCTTTCATCTCTCATCTCTCCAACGAACTCGCCGGCCTGAAATCGGCTGGCCTCTATAAATCCGAGCGGGTGATCTCTTCGACCCAGTCGGCTGAGATCGAGGTCGGCGGGCAGAAGATGCTCAACTTCTGCGCCAACAACTATCTCGGCCTTGCCGACAGCGCCGATCTGCGCGCGGCGGCCAGCCAGGCGCTCGACCGCTATGGCTACGGCATGGCGTCGGTGCGCTTCATCTCCGGCACGCAAGAGGAGCACAAACAGCTCGAGGCGACGATTTCATCCTTCCTCGGCCTGGAGGACACCATCCTCTATGGCTCCTGCTTCGACGCCAATGGCGGCCTGTTCGAGACGCTGCTTGGTGAGGAGGATGCGATCATCTCCGATGCGCTCAACCACGCCTCGATCATCGACGGCGTGCGGCTGTCGAAGGCCAAACGCTTCCGCTACGCCAACAACGACATGGCCGATCTGGAAGCGCGGCTGAAGGAGGCGAAGGACTGCCGCTTCCGGCTGATCGCCACTGACGGCGTGTTTTCCATGGACGGTATCATCGCCAACCTGAAAGGCGTCTGCGATCTCGCCGAGAAATACGGTGCGATGGTGATGGTCGACGACAGCCACGCGGTTGGCTTCGTCGGCAGACACGGCCGCGGCTCGGCCGAACATTGCGGCGTCGAGGGCAGGGTGGACATCATCACCGGCACGCTCGGCAAGGCGCTGGGCGGCGCGTCCGGCGGCTACACCTCGGGCAAGAAGCAGGTGGTCGACTGGCTGCGCCAGCGCTCGCGCCCCTATCTGTTTTCCAACACGCTGATGCCGGCGATCGCCGGCGCTTCGATCAAGGTCTTCGAACTGATCAAGGACGGCGACGGTTTGCGCAAGCGGCTCTACGACAATGCCGCGCGCTTCCGGACAGAGATGGGCAAGCTCGGCTTCACGCTGGCCGGCGCCGACCATCCGATCATCCCGGTGATGCTGGGCGATGCGACGTTGGCGCAGGAGATGGCGGCGCGCATGCTGAAGCGCGGCATCTATGTCATCGGCTTCTCCTTCCCGGTGGTGCCGAAGGGTCAGGCGCGCATCCGCACGCAAATGTCGGCGGCGCACTCAAGCGCCGACATCGACCGCGCTGTCGAGGCGTTTGCGGAGGTAGCAGGGGGACTGTCGATCATATAA
- a CDS encoding IS66 family transposase, with the protein MSLAELRGLVSALIGEVRGLQGRVESLEIENQALRAENQTLKDEIARLKDLPPRPPVKPTKPSGMEKATQPTSGKGKRRRRGAKRDGGRVSREVTVAVSAPAGSRFKGYETILVRDLALSAEVVRYRRERWVTPTGETMVAPLPAGIIGGWGANLRRFILACHIQGQVTTERLTALLTGIGVDISKRQVVRLISEGLEAFAAEDRDVLRAGLATAPWITVDDTSARHAHQDGYTTQIGDRRFTAFRTGRSKSREAFLATLRAGHSDYFINEEALAYMRGRNLAGPVIARLAAAPHKAFADSAAWQAHLAALGLDQLAVEPNPVRIATEGAMWGAIRHHGFLGDTVVVSDDAGQFRIGDHALCWVHAERLVHKLIPVTPDQRQAVDIMRQLIWWFYRDLQSYQRAPCPRRAAALRARFERLFKRRTGYVMLDRLLARLHRRKHELLRVLDRPEIPLHTNGSENDIRTFVTKRKISGGTVSEAGKNARDVLLGLMKTCIKLDVSFFRYLGDRLGIPTQESIPPLPDLVRQAAQA; encoded by the coding sequence TTGTCGCTCGCGGAACTCCGCGGGCTGGTTTCTGCGCTGATCGGCGAAGTGCGCGGTCTTCAAGGCCGGGTCGAGAGCCTTGAGATCGAGAACCAGGCGCTACGCGCCGAGAACCAGACCCTAAAGGATGAGATCGCCCGGCTGAAGGACCTGCCGCCGCGTCCCCCGGTCAAGCCGACCAAGCCATCGGGCATGGAGAAGGCGACGCAGCCGACATCTGGCAAGGGCAAGCGCCGCCGGCGCGGCGCCAAGCGCGACGGCGGTCGCGTGAGCCGCGAGGTGACGGTTGCGGTGAGCGCTCCTGCGGGCTCTCGCTTCAAGGGGTATGAGACGATCCTGGTGCGCGATCTGGCGTTGTCGGCCGAGGTGGTGCGCTATCGCCGCGAGCGCTGGGTGACACCGACCGGCGAAACGATGGTGGCGCCCTTGCCGGCGGGGATCATCGGCGGCTGGGGCGCGAACCTGCGCCGCTTCATTCTGGCCTGTCACATTCAAGGCCAGGTGACGACGGAGCGGTTGACGGCGTTGTTGACCGGGATCGGGGTCGACATTTCGAAGCGCCAGGTGGTGCGGCTGATTTCGGAGGGCCTGGAGGCCTTCGCGGCGGAGGACCGTGACGTGCTGCGCGCCGGGCTGGCTACGGCGCCCTGGATCACCGTCGATGATACGTCGGCGCGCCACGCCCACCAGGACGGCTACACCACCCAGATCGGCGACCGCCGCTTCACCGCGTTCCGCACCGGGCGATCGAAGTCACGGGAGGCGTTCCTGGCGACGCTGCGTGCCGGGCACAGCGATTACTTCATCAATGAAGAGGCCCTGGCCTATATGCGCGGCCGCAACCTCGCCGGTCCGGTGATCGCGCGGCTGGCGGCTGCGCCGCACAAGGCATTTGCCGACAGCGCCGCATGGCAGGCGCATCTGGCCGCACTCGGCCTCGACCAGCTCGCGGTTGAGCCCAACCCAGTCAGGATCGCCACCGAAGGGGCGATGTGGGGAGCGATCCGCCACCACGGCTTTCTTGGCGATACCGTGGTCGTGTCCGATGATGCCGGCCAGTTCCGCATCGGCGACCATGCTCTGTGCTGGGTCCACGCCGAGCGGCTCGTCCATAAATTGATACCCGTGACCCCGGATCAACGTCAGGCCGTCGACATCATGCGCCAGTTGATCTGGTGGTTCTATCGCGACCTCCAGAGCTACCAGCGTGCTCCTTGTCCGCGCCGCGCGGCGGCCCTGCGCGCCCGCTTCGAGCGCCTGTTCAAACGACGAACCGGCTACGTCATGCTCGACCGGCTTCTTGCCAGGCTGCATCGCCGCAAGCATGAACTCCTGCGCGTTCTCGATCGTCCCGAGATCCCGCTCCACACCAATGGCTCGGAAAACGACATCCGCACCTTCGTCACCAAGCGCAAGATCTCCGGCGGAACCGTCAGCGAGGCAGGCAAGAACGCCCGCGACGTCCTGCTCGGCCTGATGAAGACCTGCATCAAGCTCGACGTCTCATTCTTCCGCTATCTCGGCGACCGCCTCGGCATACCAACACAAGAGTCGATTCCGCCGCTCCCGGATCTCGTTAGGCAAGCCGCTCAAGCCTGA
- a CDS encoding IS630 family transposase (programmed frameshift), whose protein sequence is MTRALSGDLRSRVLKASDAGMSARQAAARFGVGISSAIRWIARAKIGERMPRPQGRRRASSLDAHEAFIVGLIDERKDITLNEMVERLGDERSVRISRSALSAWLRGHGWTFKKKSAHALEQDRPDILKRRRAWFDGQLDLDPAKLVFIDETGLSTKMARLRGRAPRGERCRAGVPHGHWKTTTFTGALRLTGMTAPFVYDGAMNGNVFLAYVEQVLVPTLSEGDVVIMDNLPAHKAAGVRDAIETTGSRLMFLPPYSPDFNPIENAFSKLKALMRAKAERTITALWNAVGSLVDLFTPAECRNYFKAAGYDPD, encoded by the exons ATGACAAGAGCACTGAGCGGCGATCTTCGATCCCGGGTCTTGAAGGCTTCGGACGCGGGCATGTCCGCACGGCAGGCGGCGGCGCGGTTCGGCGTCGGCATATCGAGTGCGATCCGGTGGATCGCACGGGCGAAGATCGGCGAGCGGATGCCTCGCCCGCAAGGCCGCCGACGCGCGTCCAGCCTTGATGCCCACGAAGCCTTCATCGTCGGGCTGATCGATGAGCGCAAGGACATCACGCTGAACGAAATGGTGGAACGGCTGGGGGACGAGCGGTCGGTGCGGATCAGCCGCAGCGCCTTGAGCGCATGGCTTCGCGGCCACGGGTGGACGTTCA AAAAAAAGTCCGCACACGCACTGGAGCAGGACCGCCCCGACATCCTGAAGCGCCGTCGCGCCTGGTTCGACGGCCAGCTCGATCTCGATCCAGCGAAGCTCGTCTTCATTGATGAGACCGGGCTGTCGACCAAGATGGCCCGTCTGCGGGGACGTGCGCCGCGCGGTGAGCGCTGCCGGGCCGGCGTGCCGCACGGCCATTGGAAGACCACCACCTTCACCGGCGCGTTACGGCTGACAGGAATGACCGCTCCGTTCGTCTACGACGGCGCCATGAACGGCAACGTGTTCCTGGCTTATGTTGAGCAGGTTCTGGTTCCGACCCTGTCGGAGGGCGACGTCGTCATCATGGACAATTTGCCGGCGCACAAGGCGGCCGGCGTGCGCGACGCGATCGAGACGACCGGCTCGAGGCTCATGTTCCTGCCGCCCTACAGCCCCGACTTCAATCCGATCGAAAACGCCTTCTCAAAACTCAAGGCTCTTATGCGCGCCAAAGCCGAGAGGACAATCACAGCCCTGTGGAACGCCGTCGGATCGCTCGTTGACCTCTTCACCCCAGCCGAATGCCGGAACTACTTCAAGGCCGCAGGCTATGACCCGGATTAA
- a CDS encoding Lrp/AsnC family transcriptional regulator — MIDDLDRRILGALQKNNRLSFSELADLVGSSAASCMRRVNKLRGDGVITADISLVDPKALGKSLTVVVTVELDRERLDLVDDFKRAMRTAKEVTQCYMVTGDADFVLIVAVEDVEAFDVFVKTKLYTNQNVRKFKSMIALDRVKFEPRVLV; from the coding sequence ATGATAGATGATCTTGACCGGCGGATACTCGGCGCCCTTCAAAAGAACAACAGGCTGTCGTTCTCCGAGCTTGCGGACCTCGTGGGTTCGTCTGCTGCCTCATGCATGCGCCGTGTCAATAAGTTACGCGGCGACGGGGTTATCACCGCTGACATCTCCCTAGTCGACCCCAAGGCGCTGGGGAAGTCGCTGACTGTGGTCGTTACAGTGGAGCTCGATCGCGAGCGTTTAGACCTCGTTGACGACTTCAAGCGAGCGATGAGGACGGCAAAAGAAGTCACTCAATGCTATATGGTGACAGGTGATGCTGACTTCGTTCTTATTGTAGCAGTAGAGGACGTTGAGGCCTTTGACGTATTTGTAAAGACCAAACTGTACACAAATCAGAATGTCCGCAAGTTCAAGAGCATGATTGCGCTGGACCGCGTGAAGTTTGAGCCCCGAGTGCTCGTGTAG